One window of the Pieris rapae chromosome 11, ilPieRapa1.1, whole genome shotgun sequence genome contains the following:
- the LOC110997402 gene encoding prisilkin-39: protein MAQWTIVALALIGCAVAEPPVGYSYSAPGLSHGSSGSVLSSGGHYSSVPVGHQTSEGYHIDPHLLEKIRHVILKDEIHNQAYQSSASGHGISSHYGAPVYGVPHDRIVGVELESLQQGIQVAQYHQAVEDHSGYSNGYSGGYTGGYSGGYSGGSSGGYSSGYSSGYPSGYSSGHGYSTINAPSGSYGIPSPSSSYGVPH, encoded by the exons ATGGCTCAGTGGACAATC GTCGCCTTGGCATTAATCGGCTGTGCCGTTGCCGAACCCCCAGTTGGGTACAGTTACTCCGCCCCAGGGCTCAGCCATGGCAGCTCTGGATCCGTCCTAAGCAGTGGTGGGCACTACAGCTCCGTCCCAGTTGGTCACCAGACCTCAGAAGGCTACCACATTGACCCCCATCTATTGGAGAAGATCCGTCACGTCATCCTCAAGGACGAGATCCACAACCAGGCTTACCAGTCTTCCGCTTCCGGCCATGGAATCTCATCTCACTACGGCGCTCCCGTTTACGGAGTACCCCATGACAGAATCGTTGGTGTGGAATTAGAATCCCTTCAACAAGGTATCCAAGTTGCTCAATATCACCAGGCCGTTGAAGACCATTCCGGTTACTCCAACGGATACTCCGGCGGATACACCGGCGGTTACTCCGGTGGATACTCCGGTGGTTCCTCCGGCGGTTACTCCAGCGGTTACTCCAGCGGCTACCCAAGCGGTTACTCCAGCGGTCACGGTTACTCAACCATCAACGCCCCCTCTGGGTCATACGGCATCCCTTCCCCATCATCATCATACGGCGTGCCCCACTGA